The following proteins are encoded in a genomic region of Leptospira fainei serovar Hurstbridge str. BUT 6:
- a CDS encoding LIC_10730 family protein, whose amino-acid sequence MKRNSLKSGVMSSLFSLKGKRVFLLAALLFSLSHCFFAVDWSKGAGPKGKERGVLQEVPDADEANLSHEELKRAGKKPIFKSEEERRLFEVMSAEAGDSKTAKNCTVLYNSCKDKCWKEFPVPSVETVFTAISVDRKRWACVGTCQNVCNHFDPPSSGGSMPNSGKGNYANPNAPRY is encoded by the coding sequence ATGAAGCGAAATAGTTTAAAGTCTGGAGTCATGTCTTCCCTATTCTCGCTCAAGGGTAAGAGAGTTTTCCTGCTCGCAGCCTTACTGTTTTCTCTTTCTCACTGCTTTTTCGCCGTTGATTGGAGTAAGGGCGCCGGACCGAAAGGAAAAGAAAGGGGGGTTCTACAGGAAGTTCCTGATGCGGACGAGGCAAATCTGTCGCATGAAGAACTTAAGAGAGCCGGCAAGAAGCCGATCTTTAAAAGCGAAGAAGAAAGGCGCTTATTCGAAGTGATGTCGGCCGAGGCCGGCGATTCAAAGACCGCCAAAAATTGCACGGTTCTTTATAACAGCTGCAAAGATAAATGCTGGAAGGAATTTCCGGTCCCTAGTGTCGAAACCGTTTTCACAGCGATCTCTGTGGATAGAAAAAGATGGGCCTGCGTAGGAACGTGCCAGAATGTTTGCAATCACTTTGACCCGCCTTCGTCGGGCGGTTCCATGCCGAATTCAGGAAAAGGAAATTATGCAAATCCGAATGCTCCAAGATATTAA
- the cutA gene encoding divalent-cation tolerance protein CutA, with the protein MSSQEILVFTTLADRDLAEEYIAEMLQQGIIVSGTIFPEVALLYQWEGKLTIDSENKLLLKAKAEHYPAIEEFIMKKHPYLAPEIIRMDVSFGSDKFKSYIKEKIAKGG; encoded by the coding sequence ATGTCATCTCAAGAAATTCTCGTTTTTACTACCCTCGCCGACCGCGATTTAGCCGAAGAATATATCGCCGAAATGCTCCAGCAAGGAATTATAGTTAGCGGCACGATCTTTCCGGAAGTCGCGCTTCTTTATCAATGGGAAGGGAAATTGACGATCGATTCGGAGAATAAACTTCTATTAAAGGCTAAGGCCGAACATTATCCCGCAATTGAAGAATTCATCATGAAGAAGCATCCTTATTTGGCGCCCGAAATCATCCGTATGGATGTAAGCTTCGGTTCTGATAAATTTAAATCCTATATCAAAGAAAAAATCGCCAAAGGCGGTTAA
- a CDS encoding SBBP repeat-containing protein, with protein sequence MSGCIPPHDNQGLLDYARLLGIGGATTQSYGIAIDSRGNIYIAGITNGNLDGQIFTGATGGANYNLFLSRYDSQGNRRWTRLLGASAADTEALGITTDSAGGVYLTGKTTGAIGGQAAPAGTGMFTAKYDSNGNLLWTRVITSVAGYYATSYGIGADGIGNIYSGGFTNNTFDSHPLITAGVADSYVVKYDQNGNELTSWVFGGPANVYGFGFAANPYGNIHATGYTEGNLFGQTFIGSSPNKNFFLVKFDTNGNQLWTQLLGAVPAGSEAYGYGITADVLGNIYTAGNANVSIGGQVYSGGGPTYYDLLVTKYDPNGNLLWVRMLGTPGGNVKGNSVTVDFLGNVYATGFTSASLDGQAFSGGTYDLFVVKYDANGNKKWTKLLGAGANTNATGISVDFPGNVYGTGYTNASLLGQPYSGGAADSFLIKYE encoded by the coding sequence ATGTCGGGATGCATTCCTCCTCACGATAACCAAGGCCTTTTAGATTACGCGCGTTTGCTTGGGATTGGAGGAGCGACGACTCAGTCATACGGAATCGCGATCGATTCTAGAGGCAATATTTATATAGCGGGAATTACTAACGGAAATCTGGACGGACAAATATTCACGGGCGCGACAGGCGGCGCGAATTATAATTTATTTTTGTCCAGGTACGATTCTCAGGGGAATCGTCGGTGGACAAGATTACTTGGAGCTTCCGCAGCAGATACCGAAGCTTTAGGGATCACGACGGATTCCGCCGGAGGCGTGTATTTGACCGGGAAGACGACCGGCGCGATCGGAGGCCAAGCTGCGCCCGCGGGTACCGGGATGTTCACGGCTAAATATGATTCAAACGGGAATTTACTTTGGACCAGAGTCATCACTTCTGTCGCAGGTTATTATGCTACCTCTTATGGAATTGGAGCGGATGGAATCGGAAATATCTATTCGGGCGGGTTTACGAATAATACTTTCGACTCACATCCTCTTATCACCGCCGGAGTTGCCGACTCCTATGTCGTAAAGTATGACCAGAACGGAAATGAACTAACAAGTTGGGTGTTCGGAGGACCTGCAAACGTGTATGGGTTCGGATTCGCTGCAAACCCGTACGGCAATATTCACGCGACAGGTTATACGGAGGGAAATTTGTTCGGACAGACTTTCATCGGATCGTCTCCGAATAAGAACTTTTTCCTGGTTAAGTTTGATACGAATGGGAATCAGCTTTGGACCCAGCTTCTCGGCGCAGTTCCTGCAGGAAGCGAGGCATACGGATACGGCATCACGGCTGACGTATTAGGAAATATTTATACTGCCGGGAATGCAAACGTAAGTATCGGGGGACAAGTATACTCGGGCGGTGGGCCGACTTATTACGATCTTCTTGTGACTAAATACGACCCGAATGGCAATCTACTCTGGGTCCGAATGTTGGGAACACCGGGCGGAAATGTAAAAGGAAATTCAGTAACAGTGGATTTTTTGGGCAATGTATACGCGACAGGTTTTACATCCGCCTCCTTGGACGGGCAGGCATTTTCCGGAGGTACTTACGACTTATTTGTCGTGAAATATGACGCTAACGGAAATAAAAAATGGACAAAACTTTTAGGAGCCGGCGCCAATACGAATGCGACCGGCATCTCCGTCGACTTTCCCGGAAACGTATATGGAACCGGCTACACTAATGCCTCGTTACTCGGCCAACCGTATTCCGGAGGCGCTGCCGATTCCTTTTTGATCAAATACGAATAA
- a CDS encoding rhomboid family intramembrane serine protease — protein MLTEITIVITAAFSLYALMGNPELLEKFLLRPFRDSREGRYYTLITSAFLHSDIFHLMFNMITLYFFGPAVEYTIGGFGFAGIYFTAILAASGISFLKNRDNPAYGTLGASGGTSGIVFASVLFYPQSSIYMFLIPIPIPAPIFALAYLGYTYYASKKGNDGVNHDAHLYGALAGITFAIFAKPDSVFKFFHYILAIFR, from the coding sequence ATGCTAACAGAAATTACGATCGTAATCACCGCGGCTTTCAGTCTATACGCGTTGATGGGTAACCCGGAACTGCTGGAAAAATTCCTATTACGCCCGTTTCGAGATTCAAGGGAAGGACGATACTATACTTTGATAACGAGCGCCTTCCTGCATTCCGATATTTTCCATTTAATGTTTAATATGATCACCCTGTATTTCTTCGGACCGGCCGTAGAATATACGATCGGAGGATTCGGTTTTGCCGGAATTTACTTCACCGCAATTTTAGCGGCTAGCGGAATCTCCTTTCTCAAAAATAGGGATAATCCGGCTTACGGCACTTTGGGGGCTTCCGGAGGAACTTCAGGAATCGTATTCGCGTCCGTCTTATTTTATCCTCAGTCCAGTATCTATATGTTCTTGATTCCGATCCCGATTCCCGCGCCGATTTTTGCGTTAGCTTATCTTGGCTACACATATTACGCGTCGAAAAAAGGAAATGACGGAGTGAATCACGATGCGCATCTTTACGGAGCTTTGGCCGGAATTACCTTTGCAATTTTCGCTAAACCGGATTCCGTATTCAAATTTTTTCACTATATACTTGCGATATTCCGATGA
- the uvrB gene encoding excinuclease ABC subunit UvrB: protein MPAIFKLHSPYKAAGDQIQAIEKIATSFEQGEEKVTLVGVTGSGKTFTMAEVIARLGLPTLILSHNKTLAAQLFREFKDFFPENAVEYFVSYYDYYQPEAYVPSSDVFIEKDMSVNEEIDKLRLRATSSLLERDDVIIVSSVSCIYGLGSPEEYMKSVVSLQKGNTIDRDQVIRQLLHIQYNRNDIDFSRGNFRVRGDSIEVYPAYHTDGIRIEFFGDEIDAISRIQPVTGQVIAKLERCFIYPAKHFITSSPMIKEAIEVIKNEMTEQEAKFNKENKFLEAQRIVSRTNYDMEMLQEMGYCNGVENYSRHLTGRKEGERPACLIDYFRGDFLLIVDESHVTIPQVGGMYAGDRARKQTLVDFGFRLPSALDNRPLNFPEFENLTPRTLYVSATPADYEMQKSKTIVEQIIRPTGLLDPVVEVRPTKNQVEDLLIEIRKRVDKDERVLVTTLTKKMSEDLTDYYKELGIKVSYLHSEVDTLERVEIIRDLRKGVYDVLVGINLLREGLDLPEVTLVAILDADKEGFLRNYKSLIQTIGRAARNINGTAVLYADKMTDSMEKAIGETRRRRTIQEEHNRKYRISPKTISKEISDIIDREQKEYTLEEAALESIEKQFKEKNFSSKEELKERLREEMLKAAKELDFERAAMLRDKMLSLKA, encoded by the coding sequence ATGCCTGCAATTTTTAAACTTCATTCCCCCTATAAAGCAGCTGGAGATCAAATTCAAGCTATCGAAAAAATTGCGACTTCGTTCGAACAGGGAGAAGAGAAAGTCACACTCGTAGGCGTGACGGGTTCAGGTAAGACGTTTACTATGGCGGAGGTAATTGCCAGACTCGGGTTGCCTACGCTCATACTTTCGCATAACAAAACATTGGCTGCACAATTATTCCGAGAGTTTAAGGATTTCTTTCCGGAAAATGCCGTAGAATACTTCGTATCATATTACGATTATTACCAGCCCGAGGCATACGTGCCTTCTTCCGATGTGTTCATCGAAAAGGACATGTCGGTGAACGAGGAAATCGATAAGCTAAGGCTTCGGGCGACATCTTCGCTTTTGGAAAGAGACGACGTCATTATTGTAAGTTCGGTTTCCTGCATTTACGGATTGGGATCTCCCGAAGAATATATGAAATCCGTAGTTTCATTACAAAAAGGAAATACGATTGATCGAGACCAGGTGATTCGTCAATTGCTTCATATCCAGTATAATCGGAACGATATCGATTTCTCTAGAGGGAATTTCAGAGTGAGAGGAGATTCCATCGAGGTATACCCGGCATACCATACGGACGGGATTCGAATCGAATTCTTCGGAGACGAAATCGACGCGATTAGCCGGATTCAACCGGTCACCGGGCAGGTTATTGCCAAACTCGAGCGTTGTTTTATCTATCCTGCAAAGCACTTCATCACGTCTTCACCGATGATCAAAGAGGCAATCGAAGTCATTAAGAATGAAATGACGGAGCAGGAAGCGAAGTTCAACAAAGAAAATAAGTTTTTGGAAGCACAACGAATCGTATCCCGCACGAACTACGATATGGAAATGCTTCAGGAAATGGGCTATTGCAACGGAGTCGAAAATTATTCGCGTCACTTAACCGGAAGGAAAGAAGGCGAAAGACCGGCGTGCTTAATCGATTATTTTCGCGGAGATTTTTTGCTGATCGTCGATGAATCTCATGTGACGATTCCACAGGTGGGAGGGATGTATGCCGGTGATCGTGCTCGCAAGCAAACTCTGGTGGACTTCGGATTCAGATTACCTTCCGCGCTCGATAATCGCCCGTTGAATTTTCCCGAGTTTGAAAATTTGACTCCGAGAACCTTGTACGTTTCCGCGACTCCAGCAGATTACGAGATGCAAAAAAGCAAGACGATTGTTGAGCAAATCATTCGGCCGACCGGGTTATTGGATCCCGTCGTAGAAGTTCGCCCGACGAAAAATCAGGTCGAAGACCTTTTGATCGAGATTCGTAAACGAGTAGATAAAGATGAAAGGGTATTAGTCACTACCCTTACCAAAAAAATGTCGGAAGATCTAACCGATTATTATAAGGAACTCGGAATTAAAGTCTCTTATCTGCACTCGGAAGTAGACACTTTGGAGCGGGTTGAAATCATTCGAGACCTGCGAAAAGGGGTATACGACGTTCTCGTCGGAATCAATTTGCTTCGGGAAGGATTGGATCTTCCGGAAGTCACGTTAGTTGCTATTTTGGACGCGGACAAGGAGGGATTTTTAAGAAATTATAAATCTCTAATACAGACGATCGGCCGGGCGGCTCGAAACATTAACGGGACTGCAGTCTTGTACGCCGATAAAATGACCGATTCGATGGAAAAAGCCATCGGAGAAACGCGTCGCCGCCGTACGATTCAGGAAGAACACAACAGGAAATACAGAATTTCTCCGAAAACGATTTCGAAGGAAATCAGCGACATTATAGATCGGGAGCAAAAAGAATATACCTTGGAAGAGGCGGCGCTCGAGAGTATCGAGAAGCAATTTAAAGAGAAGAATTTTTCTTCCAAGGAAGAATTAAAAGAACGTCTTAGAGAGGAAATGCTTAAAGCCGCAAAAGAATTGGATTTCGAACGTGCCGCAATGCTCCGGGATAAGATGCTTTCTCTGAAAGCATAA
- a CDS encoding ATP-binding protein, with translation MSFSLGEIEARIRDLLANGLVGNSQDFHAWIRMDVVRRFREEPKIQPDWIPQILDTLVASKDAIRGKFDPREYSLSPESALHKKTVKKEEYAILGKTEFQPMQYVRSRLETFLRENGVNDDLIVDLTIGSIEAVENAVKYGDGGTVEVSYSIERSGLFKIRLVNNLRDLNIEEDIERGKFSSTATLMRGMMVMQKLFDKMDLEILEERKQALFMAEKKLS, from the coding sequence ATGTCCTTTTCCCTAGGAGAGATCGAGGCCCGAATACGGGATCTCCTAGCAAACGGTTTAGTAGGAAATTCCCAGGATTTCCACGCCTGGATCCGGATGGATGTCGTTCGGCGATTCCGGGAAGAGCCTAAGATCCAGCCGGACTGGATTCCCCAAATTCTTGATACCTTGGTCGCTTCCAAGGACGCAATCAGAGGAAAATTCGATCCGAGAGAGTATTCACTTTCTCCGGAGTCCGCTTTGCACAAGAAAACCGTTAAAAAAGAAGAATACGCTATTCTTGGGAAAACGGAATTTCAGCCTATGCAATACGTCCGAAGCAGGCTTGAGACTTTTTTGCGCGAAAACGGTGTTAACGACGATTTGATTGTCGATCTTACAATCGGATCGATCGAGGCCGTCGAAAATGCAGTGAAATACGGAGACGGAGGAACAGTCGAAGTCTCGTATTCGATAGAGAGAAGCGGACTTTTTAAAATTCGGCTGGTCAATAACCTTAGAGACTTGAACATCGAAGAAGATATAGAAAGGGGAAAATTCTCTTCCACCGCGACACTTATGCGCGGTATGATGGTAATGCAAAAGCTATTCGATAAAATGGATCTAGAAATTTTAGAAGAACGCAAGCAGGCTCTCTTTATGGCCGAGAAAAAACTTTCTTAG
- a CDS encoding tRNA (cytidine(34)-2'-O)-methyltransferase — protein MPLRIALYRPEIPPNTGNIARLCVALGAELHIVGEPAFELSEKAARRAGLDYWDKVKLTRHSTWEEFRSSLPQGSNLYLISTKGTASYTKPNYGLNDTLLFGNETSGLPPEIMKASDTDHVIRIPMEEDCRCLNLSNAVAIVAYEVLRQVRKW, from the coding sequence ATGCCTCTCCGGATCGCTTTGTATCGGCCGGAGATTCCGCCTAACACCGGTAATATCGCTAGACTCTGTGTCGCTTTAGGAGCCGAACTGCATATTGTCGGAGAACCTGCATTCGAACTTTCCGAGAAAGCCGCCCGACGTGCCGGGTTGGATTATTGGGATAAAGTAAAACTGACTCGGCATTCTACTTGGGAAGAGTTTCGTTCGAGTCTTCCTCAGGGATCGAATCTTTATTTAATCTCCACAAAAGGGACGGCTTCTTATACGAAACCGAATTACGGGCTGAACGATACTCTTTTATTCGGTAATGAAACTTCGGGGCTTCCTCCCGAGATCATGAAAGCTTCCGATACGGATCATGTGATTCGAATTCCTATGGAAGAAGATTGCAGATGCCTAAACTTAAGTAACGCGGTCGCGATCGTTGCCTATGAAGTTTTGCGGCAAGTAAGAAAATGGTAG
- a CDS encoding S1 RNA-binding domain-containing protein, with protein MKDSEKELFEKLLDESFRKKGALEPGAKVTAVVSSAKSDYIFIKVKEAGISGIVLAEEFPEAPKPGQEFEAYFLRESSGDQYFTTCLLGDSLEKDLISVAQASEIPILAHIVGENESGVEVKLGEVTGFCPFSQLDQDLRKQGSAVGKYVRFLVVEVGAKGKVVVSQKKIADKEKEAKISVLKGELKPGMFVTCRVKSVHSFGLIVEADGLTALVPASEATFKKNPDLTLDFHPGQVLHAKVLKLDWEENKHSFTVKDFLKDPWAQNVPFKEGDVVSGVVDSIKPFGLFVKLNENFSGLVPNRESGILNRVPLSQIFKPGDKVDAFVMEVNLSKRQISLSLTKAKEVQDRLNYSGYLSEETSSTGSFGAILAKSLSKGQKKG; from the coding sequence ATGAAAGACTCCGAGAAAGAATTATTCGAAAAACTTTTGGATGAAAGCTTCCGCAAAAAAGGTGCGCTTGAACCGGGTGCAAAAGTAACTGCAGTCGTAAGCAGCGCAAAATCAGATTACATTTTTATAAAGGTAAAAGAGGCGGGAATCTCAGGAATCGTTCTCGCGGAGGAATTCCCCGAGGCTCCTAAACCGGGTCAAGAGTTCGAGGCGTATTTTCTCCGGGAGTCTTCCGGGGATCAATACTTTACGACTTGTCTGCTTGGAGATTCCTTGGAAAAGGATTTAATTTCCGTCGCTCAAGCGTCCGAAATACCCATACTCGCCCATATCGTGGGTGAAAACGAATCGGGCGTCGAAGTTAAGTTAGGCGAGGTCACCGGATTTTGTCCTTTTTCACAATTGGATCAGGATCTGCGTAAGCAAGGAAGTGCGGTCGGAAAATATGTTCGCTTTCTTGTAGTAGAGGTCGGCGCGAAGGGTAAGGTTGTCGTCTCTCAGAAAAAAATTGCCGATAAGGAAAAAGAAGCTAAGATATCCGTATTAAAAGGGGAATTAAAACCGGGCATGTTCGTAACATGCAGGGTGAAATCGGTTCACTCATTCGGATTGATCGTCGAGGCGGACGGATTGACGGCTCTCGTCCCCGCATCCGAAGCGACGTTCAAAAAAAATCCGGATTTAACTTTGGATTTTCATCCCGGGCAGGTACTCCATGCGAAAGTATTAAAGCTGGATTGGGAAGAAAACAAACATAGCTTTACGGTTAAGGATTTTCTAAAGGACCCTTGGGCGCAGAACGTTCCGTTTAAGGAAGGAGATGTCGTTTCCGGTGTCGTCGATAGCATTAAGCCGTTCGGATTGTTCGTCAAACTGAACGAAAATTTCTCCGGCCTCGTTCCGAATCGGGAGAGCGGAATCTTAAACAGAGTTCCCTTATCGCAAATTTTCAAACCGGGCGATAAAGTGGATGCGTTCGTAATGGAAGTGAATTTATCGAAACGGCAAATTTCCCTATCTCTAACAAAGGCGAAAGAAGTGCAGGATCGATTGAATTATAGCGGTTATTTGTCCGAAGAAACTTCCTCAACCGGATCCTTCGGTGCGATTCTCGCAAAGTCCTTGAGCAAAGGACAGAAGAAAGGTTAA
- a CDS encoding glycosyltransferase family 2 protein, which yields MPLPISACIITLNEEDNITRCLSSLKFVDEIIVLDSGSSDRTGELAKSFGAKIVHREFDDYVSQKNHVVSLAKNSWILSVDADEEISPKLENEIREILGGREPEEDGFLIPRLTMYMGKWVRHGGWYPNYRVRLFKKSKGRFVGGKVHESVLLEGKKRKLKNPILHYSYQNLYDHVNFINRYSELAATEKFAKGKRTGLLFAFLKASYKSFWMYFVRCGFLDGRRGFILAIMGFYYNFLKYTKILEMSLAEKDRKRREN from the coding sequence ATGCCCCTACCGATTTCCGCCTGCATCATAACGTTAAACGAAGAGGATAATATTACTCGCTGCCTCTCTTCTCTTAAGTTCGTGGATGAAATTATCGTATTGGATTCCGGCTCGAGTGATCGAACCGGAGAATTGGCAAAATCGTTCGGTGCTAAAATAGTCCATCGCGAATTCGACGATTATGTATCTCAAAAAAATCACGTAGTATCTTTGGCTAAGAATAGTTGGATTTTAAGCGTCGATGCCGACGAAGAAATATCGCCTAAATTGGAAAATGAAATCCGGGAGATATTAGGAGGAAGAGAACCTGAAGAAGACGGGTTTCTCATTCCTAGGCTTACCATGTACATGGGAAAATGGGTTCGTCACGGGGGATGGTATCCTAACTATCGAGTCCGTTTGTTTAAAAAATCCAAGGGTCGATTTGTCGGAGGAAAAGTCCACGAATCGGTTCTTCTTGAAGGAAAAAAAAGGAAATTAAAAAACCCGATATTGCATTACTCTTATCAGAACCTGTATGATCATGTGAATTTTATAAATCGGTATTCCGAACTTGCGGCAACCGAAAAATTCGCCAAAGGAAAACGCACCGGCCTTCTCTTCGCCTTTTTAAAAGCTTCTTATAAATCTTTTTGGATGTATTTCGTTCGCTGCGGGTTCTTGGACGGACGGCGAGGGTTTATTTTGGCAATCATGGGATTCTATTATAATTTCTTAAAGTATACCAAGATACTAGAAATGAGTTTGGCCGAAAAGGATCGGAAGCGACGCGAGAATTGA
- the aroE gene encoding shikimate dehydrogenase → MKIFRDSTKYFGIVGNPLSHTLSPLLHTGWYEDLGLDFAYMVFPISSIEKQDLTVLYKFGIRGLSVTIPHKEQAFRLADKKDVASEAMKASNTLVLQEGSISAHNTDGIGAVRAILEQSPSSLKGRVLVLGSGGSARGIAFSLLEKGNVESLVIAARNGDAGNEIVDLLDRVRPGRTSFLSLENAERECAEFSLVVHTTPLGMKGKEPGPIFSPSSFNPGQTVFDIVYNPLVTPLVKIARSFGATIIPGTEMLLYQAVEQFGLFTGIQLENELIDKGRQRLRSALHGN, encoded by the coding sequence TTGAAAATCTTCAGAGACAGCACTAAATATTTCGGCATCGTTGGAAATCCACTTTCCCATACGCTTTCCCCCCTACTTCATACCGGGTGGTATGAAGACTTAGGTCTAGATTTCGCCTACATGGTCTTTCCCATTTCGTCCATTGAAAAACAGGACTTAACAGTACTATACAAATTCGGAATCAGAGGACTTTCCGTCACGATACCTCATAAGGAACAAGCATTTAGGTTGGCGGATAAAAAGGACGTTGCTTCCGAAGCGATGAAGGCAAGCAACACTCTCGTCTTACAAGAAGGATCGATTAGCGCGCATAATACGGACGGAATCGGAGCAGTTCGGGCGATCTTGGAACAAAGTCCCTCCTCGTTGAAAGGACGAGTCCTAGTCTTGGGAAGCGGAGGAAGCGCGAGAGGAATTGCCTTTTCACTTTTGGAAAAAGGAAACGTAGAGTCCTTGGTTATTGCCGCAAGAAACGGAGATGCAGGAAACGAAATCGTAGATTTGCTGGATCGAGTTCGACCGGGAAGGACCTCCTTCCTTTCGTTAGAAAATGCGGAACGAGAATGTGCCGAATTCTCCTTGGTCGTGCACACGACTCCACTCGGAATGAAGGGAAAGGAGCCGGGTCCGATTTTTTCCCCTTCGTCCTTCAACCCGGGTCAAACCGTTTTCGACATCGTATACAACCCGCTCGTAACTCCGCTCGTTAAGATCGCCCGATCCTTCGGCGCGACCATTATACCCGGCACCGAGATGTTATTGTACCAAGCAGTAGAGCAATTCGGTTTATTCACAGGTATCCAATTGGAAAACGAACTCATCGATAAAGGAAGACAAAGGCTTCGTTCCGCTCTGCACGGAAATTAA
- a CDS encoding glutamate ligase domain-containing protein, giving the protein MPFNDFLKFASSLVNLEKTRNFNVFKEYTLEAFRNFLDKHNWRQRRSSRLRISVVGTNGKGSVSHFLSQTFSKLNQKVGLYTSPHLLGPAERIRKGPDFDPISPADLENVARLIFENADESELSNLSWFEWFTLGAFVYFESQDLNVQIYEAGLGGRLDATSLSEPDVVILCSIGEDHKAILGDSKEKILLEKLNIAGPKTKLLLSMPHENELDEIIRSFCSEKGIELLFFERKSLEEAYLIYNINFAVWATRTIYDMLSVTLAFLKAPSSNDCKWFFDEKPFVSYSAALKADFRSPPGRLEVLSRNPFVIFDPAHNPDAVRTTLRDISILYPEKKLSVIAGFLPDKDGESMAKDIELFVKNLGTRAAFLKGPEFKLPEGFESLALDPNDFSKRLSDFSRDGVLVLGSFRLYKYGIEAIEKNTK; this is encoded by the coding sequence ATGCCTTTTAATGATTTTTTAAAATTCGCGTCTAGTCTGGTTAATTTAGAAAAAACCAGAAACTTCAATGTATTCAAAGAATATACTTTGGAAGCGTTTCGGAATTTTTTAGATAAACATAATTGGAGGCAAAGGCGTTCCTCTCGTCTCCGAATTTCAGTTGTCGGAACGAATGGAAAAGGATCCGTCTCTCATTTTCTTTCCCAGACATTTTCCAAGCTGAACCAAAAAGTCGGGTTATATACCTCCCCCCATCTTCTCGGCCCTGCCGAAAGGATCCGAAAGGGACCGGATTTCGATCCGATTTCACCTGCGGATTTGGAGAATGTTGCAAGATTGATTTTCGAGAATGCCGACGAATCGGAGTTATCTAATTTATCCTGGTTTGAATGGTTTACCTTAGGGGCTTTCGTTTATTTCGAATCGCAGGATTTGAACGTTCAAATCTACGAAGCCGGACTCGGCGGAAGATTGGATGCTACCAGTCTCTCGGAGCCGGATGTCGTAATATTATGTTCGATCGGAGAGGATCATAAGGCGATACTCGGCGATAGTAAGGAAAAGATACTTCTCGAAAAACTGAATATTGCAGGGCCAAAAACTAAGCTACTGTTGTCAATGCCCCACGAGAACGAACTGGACGAAATCATACGGTCTTTTTGCTCCGAGAAAGGAATCGAACTCCTTTTCTTCGAAAGGAAATCGCTCGAGGAAGCTTATTTAATCTACAATATAAATTTTGCCGTTTGGGCAACTCGAACAATCTACGATATGCTTTCGGTTACATTAGCTTTTCTAAAAGCTCCAAGCTCGAATGATTGTAAATGGTTCTTTGATGAAAAACCTTTCGTTTCCTATTCGGCTGCGCTGAAGGCCGATTTCCGATCCCCACCGGGAAGATTGGAGGTTCTCTCACGGAACCCTTTCGTAATTTTCGATCCTGCGCATAATCCGGACGCTGTACGAACGACTCTTCGGGATATTTCCATTCTGTATCCGGAAAAGAAATTGTCCGTGATAGCCGGTTTTTTACCGGATAAGGACGGGGAAAGTATGGCTAAAGATATCGAACTCTTTGTAAAAAATCTTGGGACGAGAGCCGCGTTCCTAAAAGGTCCCGAATTTAAATTGCCGGAAGGATTCGAATCGCTTGCCCTGGATCCTAACGACTTTTCAAAACGATTATCCGATTTTTCCCGAGATGGAGTTCTCGTTTTAGGAAGCTTTCGTCTTTATAAATATGGAATCGAAGCGATCGAAAAGAATACGAAATAA